The nucleotide sequence CGAACTCCTCTCCGTGCATTTCGGTGACCAGGGCCTGCCACAGCGTTGAGGGCAGGGTGTAGAAGTAGCGGCCCGCGATGAGCGGATGCTTGATGAACTCCGCTGCGACCAACTGGTCGTTAGTCGCTGGATTCATTGCGAGGATTGGCTGCCCAATGAATCGAATCTCCTGGCCGTCCGCAGTGCGCTGACCGCTCGGCCTCGACGGAGAGGCAAGATCGAACGGATCGTTTAACTCGTGCATTGGGCATTGCCTCCCTCGACAGTAAGCGACCCCATCAAGCCGCCGCCCCGGCACGTAACTTCAAAACGCATCTGCCGGTTGCTCGCCGCCAACTATCGATTCTTCGCTGCCAATTGGCCAGTTAGAGCGCTTCCAAGCCCTCTAACTATCGCATACGTGCCGTTTTTGGGAAACCCAGAATTATGACTGCGTTGATTGTTCGGCGCGGTGGTGGAAAGTGATCTGGTTAGACGGCCTTTGCGCTGGCTCCCGCCAATGTCAGACGAACTGGACAGCCGGGACTATCTCGATGTCAATCAACTCAGTGCTCGCGCCGGCCTGTCGCCGGCGACGGTATGGAGGCGGAAGCGGGAAGGGAAGATTCCATTTTGCCAACCCGGCGGACCCGGCAGCGCTGTCCGGTTTCCGCGGGATGCGATTGAACGAGCGTTTAATTCAAAGGCTGGCTCAGCTCCGGCAAATCCGCCCTCCGAGGGCATTACACAACAATTGTCTGGACCTCGTCCACGCTGGATGAGAGAGCAGGCAAAGCCCAACTCAAACAAAGGAATATGCCTCGAAAACCAAAACAACCTGCGATCGCCTGTGAATTCTTCACATGGCGGCTCTTCGAGCGCGACGGCGTCTACTACGCCGATGGGCGCGGCGGAAAGCATGACCTCGGCAAGCACTCCCTCGGAACCTGTGATCGAGACGAAGCCACTGCACGGTTAAAGCAACTGGATCTGTTCAAAGCCGTCGAACTCGGCCTGACCGACCCCAAGTCGATGGTCGCGACAGAGCCAGTCACGATCGACGACGGCTGGAAGTTGTACCTCGAGTTTAGCGGCCGAAGCTCCGTGCTCGGCGGCGTTTCACCTGGCACACTCAAGCGGTACGGCGCCGTTCGCGACAAGCACATCAAATTCTGCGGCCGGCATGGAATCACCGAGTGGAGCCGTTTCGACGCCCAAATGCTCGAACGTTACGGCAATTGGCTGGCCAAGGACCACGCCGATCGCACTTCGTATTTCGAACTCACGCTCTTGAAGAGCGTTAACGCTTGGCTTGTCGAGAAAAAGCACCTTCCCGCCAGCACGAAGCTGACCTACTCGCTGCAAAAACCCGAAGGGACGGATACCTACTGCTACGCTCGAGCCGAAGTCTCTGCGATGGTCAGCTACTGCAAGAACATCGCTAGCCTTGGTTGGCTTGCTCACGTGATCGTCGCCCTGGCACATACCGGCCTCCGGATCAGCGAGCTTGCCGGACTACGTTGGGGCGATGTCGACCTCGACCAGAGCACGATCCGCGTGGCGGATGAGCGGTCTAGCCGCCGCAAGCGGCAGGCCGGCACGGCGCGAACCACGAAAGGCCGCCGCTCCCGAACCCTGCCCGTTCATCCTCGGCTCAAGACAGTGCTCGTGGCCCTCAAGCG is from Pirellulales bacterium and encodes:
- a CDS encoding site-specific integrase; its protein translation is MPRKPKQPAIACEFFTWRLFERDGVYYADGRGGKHDLGKHSLGTCDRDEATARLKQLDLFKAVELGLTDPKSMVATEPVTIDDGWKLYLEFSGRSSVLGGVSPGTLKRYGAVRDKHIKFCGRHGITEWSRFDAQMLERYGNWLAKDHADRTSYFELTLLKSVNAWLVEKKHLPASTKLTYSLQKPEGTDTYCYARAEVSAMVSYCKNIASLGWLAHVIVALAHTGLRISELAGLRWGDVDLDQSTIRVADERSSRRKRQAGTARTTKGRRSRTLPVHPRLKTVLVALKRPPDGYVFHAPRGGKLRPRNVLQAFIDEVIEPLKTKFPTPAGEIGFEHGRLHSFRHFFCSQAFLGGASEGEIREWLGHRESKMVEHYRHLRNEDAQRKMAQIDFMGRQDDRRSGDVA